In a genomic window of Myxococcales bacterium:
- a CDS encoding CHRD domain-containing protein, with product MKISGGRASWIVAVVWLAATGAVRAESPPPLRTWAVVLEGCQGVPTTPSAASGRGWLQVDYAGGPLTYSITFSGFTGAETEAHIHGPAARGAIGPVLFTLPAGSPKDGSLTLTQVQQDQILAGQWYLDIHSSTYPDGELRGQIDEGGSACPPPVDASVGDAGAGGGADAAGADLDASGCGGCATGGGPGSLALAALGLALVGRRRRRAR from the coding sequence ATGAAGATCTCTGGTGGACGCGCGTCGTGGATCGTGGCGGTGGTCTGGCTGGCGGCGACGGGCGCGGTCCGCGCCGAGTCGCCGCCGCCGCTGCGGACCTGGGCGGTGGTGCTCGAGGGCTGTCAGGGCGTCCCGACCACGCCCAGCGCCGCGAGCGGCCGCGGCTGGTTGCAGGTGGACTACGCCGGTGGGCCGCTGACGTACAGCATCACGTTCAGCGGCTTCACCGGCGCCGAGACCGAGGCCCACATCCACGGGCCGGCGGCGCGCGGGGCGATCGGGCCCGTGCTGTTCACGCTGCCGGCCGGCAGCCCCAAGGACGGCTCGCTGACGCTGACGCAGGTCCAGCAGGATCAGATCCTGGCGGGGCAGTGGTACCTCGACATCCACTCGTCGACGTACCCCGACGGCGAGCTGCGCGGCCAGATCGACGAGGGCGGCTCGGCCTGCCCGCCGCCGGTCGACGCCTCGGTGGGCGACGCGGGCGCGGGCGGCGGCGCCGACGCGGCCGGGGCCGATCTCGACGCCAGCGGCTGCGGCGGGTGCGCGACCGGCGGTGGTCCGGGCTCCCTCGCGCTCGCGGCGCTGGGCCTGGCGCTGGTCGGCCGGCGGCGTCGGCGCGCGCGCTGA